TATTGCTTGAAACTGTACCTGCAATTTTTATCGTTTGATTCCTCATGCCTGATGCACGCAATAAAATCCTGTGGGTGGATGATGAAATCGAATTGCTACGTCCCCACATTTTGTTTTTGGAAGAAAAAGGGTATGCTGTCCGCCCCTCGGCAAATGCCGATGATGCGATTTCATTGGTTCGGCAGGAAACGTTTGATCTCGTCCTGCTCGATGAGATGATGCCCGGCAAAGACGGCCTGACCGCGCTCGCGGAAATGAAAGAAATCAACCCCTCGCTGCCGGTGGTGATGGTGACGAAGAATGAAGAAGAACGGTTGATGGAAGAAGCGATCGGCAGCCGCATCGACGATTATCTCACCAAGCCGGTCAATCCCAGCCAGATTCTTTCCACCTGCAAGAAAATTCTCGACGCCCGCAAAATCACCGGCGCCCGTGTTTCGCGCGATTACATTACGGAGTTCAACCAGATCGCGGCCGAGCTGCTCGAGCCGTTGAGCTGGCAGAATTGGATCAATCTTTATTTGCGGCTCTGCGAGTGGGAGATCGAGCTGGATCGCCATCCTGATCTCAGCTTGCGGCAAATGCTGGCCGAGCAGAAGCGCGAGTGCAACGCCGAATTTGGCAAATTTATCGAGAAGAATTATAAAAATTGGCTTGCACGAAACGGCGCGGCGCCAGCGGAAAGGCCGTGGCTCTCGCCGGATTTGGTGCGGCAATTCGTCGCGCCGCTGCTTCAGCAAAATCGCCGCGTCGTCTTTTTAGTCATCGACAATCTGCGCCTCGATCAGTGGCTCACCATCGAGCCGCTGCTGCGCGAACGCTTTAACATGACGAAAGAATATTATTTTTCCATTTTGCCGACCGCCACGCCGTACGCGCGCAATGCGATTTTTGCCGGAAAATTTCCACTGGACATCACCCAACAACATCCGGAGTTGTGGGAAACCGACAAAGACGACGAGACGAGCCT
This candidate division KSB1 bacterium DNA region includes the following protein-coding sequences:
- a CDS encoding bifunctional response regulator/alkaline phosphatase family protein, whose product is MPDARNKILWVDDEIELLRPHILFLEEKGYAVRPSANADDAISLVRQETFDLVLLDEMMPGKDGLTALAEMKEINPSLPVVMVTKNEEERLMEEAIGSRIDDYLTKPVNPSQILSTCKKILDARKITGARVSRDYITEFNQIAAELLEPLSWQNWINLYLRLCEWEIELDRHPDLSLRQMLAEQKRECNAEFGKFIEKNYKNWLARNGAAPAERPWLSPDLVRQFVAPLLQQNRRVVFLVIDNLRLDQWLTIEPLLRERFNMTKEYYFSILPTATPYARNAIFAGKFPLDITQQHPELWETDKDDETSLNRHERQFLEAQLNELKLHLKPELKYIKILDVNEAKNVEKQIGSLAELPLLALVINFVDILAHSRSDSEVLREITPDESAYRSLTKSWFQHSPLNRMLSELAARGNLVILTSDHGSIRGLRGAKVIGDRETSTNLRYKYGRSLKVDSKHAIIVKEPKEYRLPSTGVNTNYLFAKEDFYFVYPTNYHYYLNHYRDSLQHGGVSMEEMILPVVRLEPR